tgtgtctagcttcttttgcTTAATATTATGTTTCTGAGATATTGTTGCATGTAGTTTCGTTCATTTATTCTCATTGCTATGCGGTATTCCATTACATGAATAGATAACAGTTTCTTCATTCTACTCTTGATGGAGATTTAGGTAATTTCCAGGTTTTGTCAGTTATAaatggtgcattttttttttttttaaacgctgTTTGAGAAGAGTCCGAGTGAGTATATGAGTTATATTGGGATAAGTAGCTACTAAAAAAAATCGAAGTTTGAGGGGCTGGGTggctcgactcttgatttctgctcaggtcatgatcttatggtttgatccagccctgtgtttagctctgcgctgacagtgcagaggctgcttgggattctcattctctctctctctttctctctctctctgtctctctgccctcccccccccatttgcatgcacttgctctctcaaaataaacattaaaaacaaacaaataaattaaataaaagtttgtttaggattttcttccagaaaatacatAGCAGTCTCTCTTCCCAAAACACTGGTAACTAGCATCAATCATAAATAATCATTTGGAGTAAGTACTAAAATTCCAGTAAGTTTCAGAGGTTCTTTGGACTTTATTGGAGCTTTTTCACTTGAGCTGTTATTTTGCTCAAGGGCTAACCTTTTTATTAGCAAATTagtactttgttttttctctttgctgttataaatactttaaaggcaaatccttcatttatttactggttTGTACACCACAGCCACTACTTGTTAGTCTGGTGTTGGATATTCTGATTAGTTATttgtgcatttgtattttttcatatttaacatGGGAAAAAACAGCTTTTCTAGTTTTAAGACAAAAGTGGGTGGGGTCTTACTAAAGGGGTCAGAAATGCatcttcagtaaaattttatattgtCAAAAAACACCCATCTGGAGTAGCATCTGAGTTAAGTGTGCAtacttgtgagtgtgtgtgtgttttcttgagaactttttttccttgtttgtgcCTTTACgctgtctccttctgccctcaGGTAAAACAAAATCAACATGAAGAGCTACAGAATGTAAGGAAGCACATTCACAATTGTTTCTCAAATCTTGGTTGCTTCCTTTTGCCACATCCTGGTCTTAAAGTTGCAACTAATCCTAGTTTTGATGGGAGATTGAAAGGTGGGAATTCCCATTCTTGCtaaaatcagaatttattttttagaggctgagagttttaaaaaaaaaatacatggttcCTTAAATTTTCTGTCTTCTACTGGAAGACATTTGATGCATTGTTAATGAGGTGATATTAATGCTCTGTGTGGTCTGTCTAGCTTTCCATTGGGCTGTTGTAGACTTGTAGTGTATGGATTAGCGTATTTTATAATGTGGTCTGTTGTTCATCACCGGTGTCCTAAAAATCCCGAAGGCTGAGAACATTTCAGTATTTCATCTGTTTGTAGTCtgtaaaatgttttatgaatataTCGTATTCATGTAATCAGATTTAAGTCTCTGTTTTAGGGATGATGTAATTTTTTGAGTATGTCCTAGGATTTGAGCATGATGGCAAAAGGCTGGAGGAATAATGAAATTTTTACAGAATGGCTGGAAAACAAAATCTAGTATTAAAATTTAGTATAATTTCATGAATTGTTTGCCTTTTGAAAAGGATAGTTTAGTCAATACTAATGTGGAATTTATTGTGGTAGTCCACAATTTATTATTTGACCTGAAAGAATTACTGGGGCACGAGGGAAATGGAGCAGGGGCGGAGCGGGAGAGTATATTTTTTCCTAGGAGATACGATGTGTTTGGATaaggttttttaaatgaatgtactCGAGGAATAGATCGTGTATACTGTCATTTCATGAAACAGAATGTTATTAGCTCTTACCAGTGGGGACTTCTTTACTCTGTCTTCTTTTGACTAACATGTTGGTTTATATTTCGTTTCCACTAGATATTGATGAAGACTTTAAGCGAGAGCTTCGAAATCTGGTTCCATTGCTGCTTGCCCCTGAGAATTTGGTAGAAAAAGAGATAAGTGGATCTAAAGTCACTTGTAGAGATCTTGTAGAATACTTTAAGGTAGGAAAACTGCTACGTTAAATGACTTGGTCTCAGTTAGAAATATAGCTGACTTAAAACTCATATGTATGTACAAGAAATTTCCTGTCTTTATTTTACagcaaaaaagtgaaatttataattttccctTCTTTGCATTGGCTGTACCAATTTTTAAGGATATCTAAAATGATAGCAGACAACTTGTATGTTCTAGAGGGTGGTTTTGTTTATGGGATTATCCTCCGTTTCCTCCAGCTCTggtagggagagaagaagagcCATTCACCATGTAATTAATTGTAATGCCACTCTCATTTGTGAAGGACAGTGGATATGGGGAGTGGCATTCTGCCTCTCGAGTTCTCATAAAAGAGTCTTCTCTCTGAGTTCTTGAGGACTTAATAGGAGCAGCCGAAAGTATCAAACTGGTTTCTGAATCCAATTACTTgtaggtttttttctctctctctgctcttctttaGTCTTCATAGCTTGCTTGCCAGAGCAAGACCATTATCAGGGTTCTAGTTATTCATAGTAGTTACGGGTAGATGGAAGGGAAACTATAGTTAACTAAGAGTGTATTTTTGGTCATTTATTGGACAGTTGGTCACTTTCATAGCATTTTTGGTTAGTTGTGAAGTAATTCAGTCAGTAGAAAGTTGAGATGAACAGTTTCTATATGGACTTGTTAAAAACTGTCATCTTTCCTTCTTACTCTTAGAGCACaaattaggtaatttttttcttgaactgaAATATCATTTAACTTGATTGAAGTGAAATATTGAGTAAAAATGTCTAACATTTAAAACAGTAACAGTAGGGGAGAATTATGGATTCCTTTTCATAAAGTGGGTGGCATTGTATatgttacttttaaatataacttttatgcACGTTGGAATTCTATTTAGAAACATCTCTCTAGGATATTATTTAGCATATGTTTAAaagtatgaattatttttatatttaatggattttttttttcccttcggAAATCTAGAGCCAGTTGTTTAACCTGCCAATGTAaagagtcttttatatttttaggctTACATTAAGATTTATCAAGGAGAGGAACTTCCACATCCAAAGTCCATGCTTCAGGTAGTGTGTGTGTTgtacgtatatttatttttgaaggagaagagTCTTTGGTTTAGAGATAAACGCTGGAAGTGGGATCATGCTTCTTTGCACGCAAATGAATTTCAGATATTTAAGTCAATACGGGTCATGGGTCCTGAAGTTTTTCTATGATTCCAGACCTTGCACACATAGGCCATCAGAAATAAAGTTGCTAGAGAAGTGTAGAAAACTTCCTCTTGCAGGAGATAGCTTAATAAGGGCCTGTCTAAACCAaacttcttctcttctctgagtCTGTGACATTGAATGTTTTTAGTAAGGCTTATTTCATCTTGGTATTAATGATTTAGAGCTGCTTCTAGtacatacaggtttttgtttttttttttcttttttctctctctctcttttttaaaaggtgttcTTTGGGGacaatgttattttaatgtttatttatttttgagacagggagagacagagcatgaacaggggagggtcagagagagagggagatacagaatctgaaacaggctccaggctccgagctgtcagcccagagcccgacgcagggctcgaactcacggactgcgagatcatgacctgagccgaagtgggacgcttaaccgactgagccacccaggcgcccctggggacaATGTTATTTTaacctaagtttatttttttttcattcatgtcCGTCACTTCTTACTAAATTTTACTAATTTCATTGTGTTCATACTGTTAATTTTTCACCCAAATTTAGGTTTTATGTCTTTCAGATACATATctagtttatgttttttaagatttGCTATTTTGgacaatttttcagttttatagtgGATTGAAtagtattttcttctaaaactccTGTAGTAAGCAGTTTTGTGGATTTAAAAATCTCTTGTGTCATACTGATATGAGAGAGCAAGCATATGGGTAATTTTTAATTCTATACATCTGGAGACTTGACACTTCTTAGGGTATGTCTAATTCTCTACAATTTCCTGAGCatgtgtggtattttttttttttttacaaacccATTTTAACAAAcctaagcaaaacaaaattggACAGGCAGTCCCATTAGAAGCCATTACTATATCCCTTCCATTGGAAAGGAAAACTGGAAGTTGATAATGTTTTCTCTGGTTCATTTTCAGACTTGTTCACTCTATAGACTTTATTGTGTTAGTCAGACTTTATAGAGCCGCTGGGCATTTTTTGCATAAAATTggcacattttgttttatttttctaggcaACAGCTGAAGCTAATAATCTTGCTGCGGTAGCAGGAGCAAGAGAGATCTATTGCAAAAGTATGGAGCAGGTTTGTAACCAACATTTACATTTGACACTAAAGTGAGACAGGATTTTTACAgttaaataattgaaataatttgtGCTCCTTACGTACTGTCACAATACATCATTCACTGATTCCCCTTCATCATCTCTGCTGGAAATAACTGAGAAAATAATTCTCATGTTTAGAGTGCACGATATAGGTGGCAAGTTACTACGTAAATCGTACTAAAATAGTTTTGCCGCATGATTCAGAGTGCTCTTATTAGCAGCTTCTGATGTAATATTAGTTTAAGGCCAATGACAACTTCTGTGCTAAACTTGCTAACTAGAACGTTAAAGGACCTTTTTTTATGTGTTCTCTTTTACCCACTCTCTGCCCAGAGTCTTGTGAAGTCgggtacagattttttttttttttttttgtctttactggTATTAGTCATACTTGGAGAATTTATTTTACCCGAGTCCATTAAACATACAAGAAATAGGTTATGATTATGTATGAGATATTATGAACAAGTTTAAAACTGAACCGTGTAGATGGCTTGACTTTTTGAGACTAAAAACTGTGAACCGGGAATGTTTTTTAAGTGTGAATTGTTTCTAGCCAGTAATCTGTCTTGTACTCCTCTGTACAGGTATGTGGTGGGGACAAGCCTTACATTGCACCTTCAGATCTGGAGCGAAAACACCTGGATCTCAAGGAAGTGGCGATCAAACAGTTTCGTTCAGTAAAAAAAATGGGCGGAGATGAATTCTGCCATCGTTATCAGGACCAGCTTGAAGCTGAAATTGAAGAAACCTATGCAAACTTGATAAAGCACAATGATGGCAAAAACATCTTCTATGCTGCTCGTACCCCGGCCACACTGTTTGCAGTCATGTTTGCTATGTACATAATCTCAGGACTGACCGGCTTCATTGGCCTAAACTCTATAGCCGTCTTGTGTAACCTTGTCATGGGGTTAGCACTGACATCTCTTTGTACTTGGGCATATGTAAAATACTCTGGGGAGTTCAGAGAAATTGGAACAATGATTGATCAGATTGCTGAAACACTATGGGAACAGGTTGGTATCTATCTTTTGGTTTTTCAGTGACTAATCTCATCCCTGTGACATTTCCCTACCCTTCTCCTGCAGTATTCGCACACCTCCTTTTCCTTTATATGAGGAATGTCAAAaggatgttttctgttttgtttggttatGGTTGTGTAATCTGAATATAAAGTATGAActgagtaattatttttttcttaaagtcataATTTTAGTGTGCTTTGATTGGCTTAAATCTGTAATATCTTTGGATAGATTCTTAGTCAGAGGCCTGATTATACCAGACAATGGGCAGGGCCAGAGTCTCTACGGACTTTTTtcttagaggaaagaaaatataatcagtgtaagaaagaaatttggaagTGCAGTGctttaagaaagcaaaagaagTGTCTTATTAACCCTGGCAAGAAGCAATTCATGCCTATATTTGAGGGAAAATATTGATATTAAGGTCTTTGTTGCCTTCCGTGAAGATAGTGGTGATTTACTGATGGAACAACCTGATAGGGATTTCTTTTACCAAAGGAATTTTGTTTGCTGTCCGTACTATGGAAACactaatgaacaaaacaaagcgCCACAAACAGAGAACCAGCTTCTCTTAATCGTAATCTTTGACTTCAACCAGAATTCAAATCATAATCTTTTACCTCAAACCAGAATTCAAAGTCGGGCCTGACAAGAATCTACTAAGGGAAGCCATGTTGAATGTCCACCTGTGTGCTGGAATTCCCCGGGTTCAGAAAATTCCGTTCCAGGATGTTGTCATTAAAATGATCATCGTGAAATACTTGAGCATCATTTCAAGGATCAGAATGAAAGCTGCAGTTAGTATTGATGGACAGCATAATAGGCATTTTCAGAAACCACTTCTGGGCATAAGAAGTATTGGGCTTATTTGGAGGTCTAGGACATGCAGGTCCATGTTGGTTTTGCCTTTAAATTTAAAGACGGAAGAAGTAAATCATTTTTTGATGAAGGTTGATTGGGCATTGACTTTTCTTGTAACAGTGTCATTATTTTATGAAGTGACCTGCCATATTAGTTtggattttgtatttattctttagaGAAATTTGGATCTGATTTGG
This sequence is a window from Lynx canadensis isolate LIC74 chromosome A3, mLynCan4.pri.v2, whole genome shotgun sequence. Protein-coding genes within it:
- the ATL2 gene encoding atlastin-2 isoform X2, coding for MDTQGAFDSQSTIKDCATVFALSTMTSSVQVYNLSQNIQEDDLQHLQLFTEYGRLAMEEIYQKPFQTLMFLIRDWSYPYEHSYGLEGGKQFLEKRLQVKQNQHEELQNVRKHIHNCFSNLGCFLLPHPGLKVATNPSFDGRLKDIDEDFKRELRNLVPLLLAPENLVEKEISGSKVTCRDLVEYFKAYIKIYQGEELPHPKSMLQATAEANNLAAVAGAREIYCKSMEQVCGGDKPYIAPSDLERKHLDLKEVAIKQFRSVKKMGGDEFCHRYQDQLEAEIEETYANLIKHNDGKNIFYAARTPATLFAVMFAMYIISGLTGFIGLNSIAVLCNLVMGLALTSLCTWAYVKYSGEFREIGTMIDQIAETLWEQVLKPLGDNLMEENIRQSVTNSIKAGLTDQVSHHARLKTD